From Paenibacillus sp. PK3_47, the proteins below share one genomic window:
- a CDS encoding GNAT family N-acetyltransferase, whose product MNLKVETIMKDSPDLVKINHLYNSSFPEKERIPMWLLLRKSNKDFIDFIAFYDNDIFVGFAYLISNQDMTYVLYLAINLEVRSKGYGSMALSKIKVLYPTNRIILNIEAVDVTASNYEQRLKRKQFYSYNGYKSTTYMIAEYGDSYEVLINGNDIKVEELSSMYRKFMGTVVYLFYKPKFLPVSI is encoded by the coding sequence ATGAATCTTAAAGTTGAGACAATAATGAAAGATTCACCAGATCTAGTTAAGATTAACCACCTATATAACAGCTCATTTCCTGAAAAAGAAAGAATTCCTATGTGGCTTTTATTGCGAAAGTCTAATAAAGACTTTATAGATTTTATTGCTTTTTATGACAATGATATTTTTGTTGGTTTTGCCTATCTGATCTCTAATCAGGATATGACTTATGTATTATATTTGGCTATAAACCTCGAAGTCAGGTCAAAAGGCTATGGTAGCATGGCATTGTCTAAAATCAAAGTTCTATATCCAACTAACCGAATCATACTTAATATAGAAGCTGTTGATGTAACTGCAAGCAACTATGAGCAAAGGCTTAAGCGAAAACAGTTTTATTCGTACAACGGATATAAAAGCACCACATATATGATTGCGGAATATGGGGATTCATATGAGGTTTTGATCAATGGAAATGATATCAAGGTTGAGGAGCTTTCCAGCATGTATAGAAAGTTTATGGGAACTGTAGTTTATTTGTTCTATAAACCCAAATTTCTACCTGTGAGTATCTGA
- a CDS encoding helix-turn-helix domain-containing protein translates to MGRRTLKAQTEILSEKWKSIDKIYEEYAKKSGLTYMSLIVLEIIYETPKECTQKLISELSYFPKQSVNMIIKSFLEQGYVKLKEIPSDRRNKQIELSTSGKEYADKIIGSLWEIEEKSILLLSYEERELFINMLSTYEESFRTDMTKLINDIE, encoded by the coding sequence ATGGGTAGAAGAACACTTAAAGCTCAAACAGAAATACTTTCAGAAAAATGGAAGTCCATTGACAAAATATATGAAGAATACGCTAAGAAATCAGGGCTGACATATATGAGTCTGATTGTGTTGGAGATTATTTATGAGACTCCGAAAGAATGTACACAAAAGTTAATTTCAGAACTAAGTTATTTTCCAAAACAGAGTGTAAATATGATTATTAAATCTTTTTTGGAACAAGGGTATGTGAAGTTAAAAGAAATCCCATCAGACCGACGCAATAAACAGATTGAGTTGAGTACGAGTGGTAAAGAGTATGCTGATAAAATTATCGGTTCACTTTGGGAAATTGAAGAGAAATCAATCCTGTTACTTAGTTATGAAGAAAGAGAACTTTTCATTAACATGTTAAGCACATACGAGGAGAGTTTCCGTACTGATATGACCAAATTGATCAATGACATTGAATAG
- a CDS encoding acyltransferase family protein, translating into MINKLKNCFSYEKLNTGRQLELDLAKGFAIIFMVWVHMQEGLLSNNDGFMASLVKNILGGPFAAPIFMICMGIGINYSRRNTPKDLLRRGVTLLGIGYVLNLIRYVLPLSLVSFSTNENEIALGLLTAFFGVDILQFAGLAFLFMALVKKLNLKSTTVFLIGIGTSLIGMSLRWLSTDNDIADLFLGYFWATNSDTYFPFFNWIIFLIVGNIMGVYFQKCKDKQTFYSIVSPVCGIIGLTYLFTALHFGIGMYAPDSSYYFLGIVDVFFVVMLAIGIFGFNYALLKKFSNYDFKPFMRMSRNINTVYCIHWSLLPWFVVLLYWGFGIDNFSFWQVAACAFILLIVSDKLAEWYIKVLKPKFARYKSEY; encoded by the coding sequence ATGATTAACAAGTTAAAAAACTGCTTTTCGTATGAGAAATTAAACACTGGTCGGCAATTAGAACTGGATTTGGCTAAAGGGTTCGCAATAATTTTTATGGTGTGGGTACATATGCAGGAAGGACTTCTTAGTAACAATGATGGGTTTATGGCAAGTCTAGTTAAGAATATATTAGGCGGTCCCTTTGCAGCACCTATATTTATGATTTGTATGGGAATTGGAATAAATTATTCAAGAAGAAACACTCCTAAGGATCTACTCAGACGTGGAGTTACTTTGCTAGGAATCGGGTATGTCTTAAATCTGATTCGCTATGTTTTGCCACTATCTCTTGTTTCTTTTTCCACCAATGAAAATGAAATTGCTCTAGGGTTATTAACTGCTTTTTTTGGTGTCGATATATTACAGTTTGCCGGTTTGGCTTTTCTCTTTATGGCGCTTGTAAAAAAATTAAATTTGAAATCAACAACAGTCTTTTTAATTGGTATAGGAACTTCACTAATCGGAATGAGTTTACGTTGGCTGTCTACTGATAATGACATCGCTGATTTGTTTTTGGGGTATTTCTGGGCAACTAATTCAGATACCTACTTCCCATTTTTTAACTGGATCATTTTTTTGATTGTAGGCAATATTATGGGGGTTTATTTTCAGAAGTGTAAGGATAAACAAACATTTTACTCCATTGTCTCTCCAGTTTGCGGCATTATTGGTTTGACATATTTATTTACTGCACTCCATTTTGGCATTGGAATGTATGCTCCGGATAGTTCTTATTATTTTCTTGGCATAGTCGATGTTTTCTTTGTTGTTATGCTTGCAATAGGTATTTTCGGGTTTAACTATGCTTTACTAAAGAAATTCTCTAATTACGATTTTAAACCTTTCATGCGAATGAGTAGAAACATTAATACTGTTTATTGTATTCATTGGTCATTGCTACCCTGGTTTGTAGTCCTGCTCTATTGGGGATTTGGTATCGACAATTTTTCGTTCTGGCAGGTCGCAGCATGTGCATTTATACTGTTAATAGTATCCGACAAGTTAGCAGAGTGGTACATTAAGGTGTTAAAGCCGAAATTCGCAAGGTATAAATCTGAATATTGA
- a CDS encoding HAMP domain-containing sensor histidine kinase, producing the protein MNREFFIGKLKLKLFLALIFSLAISTGVYFLLQTTSEGLISDYLNNTTFIERQQEDAISNFREFVNQNHIKTSDQEKITKWVRNEKYVNIYVFQNVNLIFATDGYKDASDNQSYLFNNILKTDTFYTVDFQDMKATIYMDCFFEYKFYNIVAIVNVIICSLSFILLILIFINRKTSYISVLEQEIKILEGGELNYPITIKGNDELSSLAESINEMRISFIERIENEDNAKIANKELVTAMSHDIRTPLTALVGYLDIITYEKYKTQEDLKKYLNNSRDKAYQIKHLSDKLFEYFTVSKIDEDDLEFERFNGTQLFEQLIDEQIVLLENNGFTYQINSCNTPYDIELHLLSIRRVFDNIFSNILKYASDSEPVLISFRIKDQSLIISIKNRINNDIYDLSGTGIGIKTCERIIDRLHGRFSITKTKGYFSVHISLTISEKL; encoded by the coding sequence TTGAATAGGGAATTTTTTATCGGCAAACTTAAATTAAAGCTATTTCTAGCTTTAATCTTTTCACTCGCAATCTCAACCGGCGTATATTTTTTACTTCAAACTACTTCAGAAGGATTAATTAGTGATTATTTAAATAACACAACATTCATTGAAAGGCAACAAGAAGATGCTATCTCTAACTTTCGTGAATTTGTAAATCAGAATCATATAAAAACTAGTGATCAAGAAAAAATCACAAAATGGGTTAGAAATGAAAAGTATGTAAATATTTACGTTTTCCAAAATGTGAACCTCATTTTTGCGACAGATGGTTATAAAGACGCTTCAGATAATCAAAGTTACTTGTTTAATAATATTTTGAAAACTGACACCTTTTATACTGTGGACTTTCAGGATATGAAAGCCACCATTTATATGGATTGTTTTTTTGAATACAAATTTTATAACATTGTAGCCATTGTTAATGTGATTATATGTTCACTGAGCTTTATTCTCTTAATCCTGATTTTTATAAATAGAAAAACGTCCTATATATCTGTCCTTGAACAAGAGATAAAAATATTAGAAGGTGGGGAGTTAAACTATCCAATAACAATAAAGGGGAACGATGAACTTTCATCTTTAGCAGAAAGCATCAATGAAATGCGCATATCGTTTATTGAACGCATAGAAAACGAAGATAACGCTAAAATTGCCAATAAAGAACTCGTAACTGCCATGTCGCATGATATAAGAACTCCTCTTACTGCTTTGGTTGGATATCTGGATATTATCACTTATGAAAAATATAAAACGCAAGAAGACCTAAAGAAATATTTGAACAACAGCAGAGACAAAGCATATCAAATTAAACATCTCTCTGATAAATTGTTTGAATATTTTACTGTTTCTAAAATAGATGAAGATGATCTGGAATTTGAAAGGTTTAATGGTACCCAACTTTTCGAGCAACTTATAGATGAACAAATTGTACTTTTAGAAAATAATGGATTCACTTATCAAATAAATTCGTGTAATACTCCCTATGATATTGAACTTCATCTCCTATCGATCCGAAGGGTATTTGATAATATTTTTTCGAATATCCTTAAATACGCTTCTGACTCAGAACCTGTACTAATTAGTTTTCGTATTAAAGATCAATCGTTGATAATTAGTATTAAGAATCGAATAAATAATGATATTTACGACTTGTCTGGAACAGGAATAGGTATCAAAACATGTGAAAGGATAATTGACCGCCTACACGGACGCTTTTCAATCACCAAAACGAAAGGATATTTCAGTGTACACATTAGTTTAACTATTTCAGAAAAGCTTTAA
- a CDS encoding response regulator transcription factor, with translation MSSAKRILITDDNQEIREIVRVLLESENYEVIEAVNGDDAISKVDNNIDLIILDVMMPGKSGFKTCTEIREITSAPILFLTAKTSDSDKYMAFSAGSDDYLSKPFSYTELVSRVKALLRRYYIYKGKDKPAASETVTIKELTVNTYSNEVTVGQKEIVLTEIEYKILLLMAQHRKKIFSAQNIYESVWEEPYFINCNNTVMVHIRNLRMKLENNPQDPEYIKTVWGKGYRIE, from the coding sequence ATGTCAAGTGCCAAAAGGATTTTGATTACTGATGATAACCAAGAGATCAGAGAAATTGTCCGGGTATTACTGGAGAGTGAGAATTATGAAGTTATTGAGGCCGTTAATGGTGATGATGCGATATCTAAAGTTGATAACAACATTGATTTAATCATTCTTGATGTAATGATGCCGGGCAAGTCAGGCTTCAAAACCTGTACTGAAATTCGCGAAATAACTAGTGCTCCCATTTTATTTTTAACTGCCAAAACAAGCGATTCGGATAAATACATGGCGTTTTCCGCTGGAAGTGATGATTACCTTTCCAAACCTTTTTCATATACAGAGTTAGTGTCTAGAGTAAAAGCTCTTTTGAGGAGATATTATATATATAAGGGGAAGGACAAACCTGCAGCTTCTGAAACTGTCACCATTAAAGAATTAACAGTCAATACTTACTCAAATGAGGTCACTGTAGGGCAAAAGGAGATCGTTTTAACAGAAATTGAGTACAAAATTTTATTATTAATGGCACAGCATAGAAAGAAAATATTCTCCGCTCAAAATATTTATGAAAGTGTATGGGAAGAACCTTATTTCATCAACTGCAACAACACAGTGATGGTGCATATTCGTAATTTAAGGATGAAGCTAGAAAATAATCCTCAAGATCCAGAATACATTAAAACCGTTTGGGGAAAGGGCTATCGTATTGAATAG
- a CDS encoding VTT domain-containing protein, translating to MEKKKKQTIGRVSLAVMGVLLLILVIQYLPEIVKLTFSVEDFRDYILSLGQFGPISFILFQILQTVIAPIPGEVIQIAGGYIYGISLGTFYSIIGLLLGAILAFYFTRYLGGEFIKRLLNKEKSKWITIMLDSNKFSVFLFIVFVIPGLPKDFLIFAAGLTPIKPIRFFLILLIARFPWVLASAGVGSNIYQGNYLPTIIISIVAVLAFILGLVFKDKIINALSQKNNK from the coding sequence GTGGAAAAGAAAAAAAAACAAACAATAGGCAGAGTTTCATTGGCGGTAATGGGTGTGCTTCTACTAATCTTGGTAATACAATACTTGCCAGAGATCGTTAAATTGACATTTTCTGTTGAGGATTTTCGGGATTATATACTTTCTTTAGGGCAATTTGGTCCGATAAGCTTTATTTTATTTCAAATTCTTCAAACAGTAATAGCTCCAATTCCAGGAGAAGTAATACAGATTGCCGGGGGATATATATATGGAATATCCTTGGGGACTTTTTACTCGATAATAGGCTTACTTTTAGGTGCAATATTAGCATTCTATTTTACCCGTTATCTGGGTGGGGAATTCATAAAAAGACTACTAAATAAAGAAAAATCTAAATGGATAACAATAATGTTGGATAGTAACAAATTTTCAGTTTTCTTATTTATAGTATTTGTAATTCCGGGACTCCCAAAAGATTTTTTAATATTCGCCGCAGGGTTAACACCGATCAAACCTATAAGGTTCTTTCTAATTTTACTTATTGCAAGATTTCCGTGGGTGTTAGCATCTGCTGGTGTGGGTTCGAATATTTATCAAGGTAATTACTTACCTACAATTATTATTTCTATAGTAGCGGTATTAGCATTCATACTAGGCCTAGTCTTTAAAGATAAAATAATAAATGCACTTTCTCAGAAAAATAACAAGTAA
- a CDS encoding CDP-alcohol phosphatidyltransferase family protein has product MMLKKNNPNALTYANLSFGFLSILELFNKEYILSAVFILIAAFIDRYDGKIARYLQVTSDIGKELDSLADLVSFGVAPALLIFHKFTYSELGSLKLFGIGILLLYVISGSYRLGRYNTAHYSNGFQGVPITIAGTALALYSLLPNRPINLLISVFILFIFSTLMIAKFRIKKI; this is encoded by the coding sequence ATGATGTTGAAAAAAAACAATCCTAATGCTCTGACTTATGCAAATCTTTCGTTCGGGTTTCTTTCAATACTTGAATTGTTCAATAAAGAATATATTTTAAGTGCAGTATTTATATTAATAGCGGCTTTTATTGATAGATATGATGGGAAAATCGCCAGGTATCTACAGGTGACAAGTGATATAGGAAAAGAGTTAGATTCATTAGCTGACCTGGTTTCATTTGGGGTAGCTCCAGCATTATTAATATTCCATAAATTCACTTATTCTGAGCTTGGCTCATTAAAGCTTTTTGGAATTGGAATTTTGTTACTGTATGTTATTAGCGGCTCATATCGGCTGGGTCGTTATAATACTGCTCATTATAGCAATGGGTTTCAAGGTGTTCCAATTACTATAGCAGGTACAGCTTTAGCTTTATATTCGCTTTTACCGAACAGACCAATAAATTTACTTATATCAGTTTTTATATTATTTATATTTTCTACTCTAATGATTGCAAAGTTTCGAATTAAAAAAATTTAA
- a CDS encoding rRNA adenine N-6-methyltransferase family protein, with protein sequence MKEFLKNPCLIGTMLPTQKHLADKIIKNIEFSNANYIVEYGPGTGAVTEKLLEFRNKETTVILFEKNKLFCEYLKYIYRNEPNLYIINDSAMKLEQFMNLHDIPWVDYIISSIPLNKSTRREYISILYSSRKKLMDSGAFITFQRSLLNKKLFSLFFRKIELNKVLMNIPPAYILCCKIADYEKVYKKSSL encoded by the coding sequence ATGAAGGAATTCTTGAAAAATCCATGTCTAATTGGAACTATGCTTCCCACTCAAAAACATCTGGCGGACAAGATAATCAAAAATATTGAATTTAGTAATGCCAACTATATTGTTGAATATGGGCCAGGTACAGGTGCAGTAACTGAAAAGTTACTTGAATTTAGAAACAAAGAAACTACAGTAATCCTTTTTGAAAAAAATAAGCTGTTCTGTGAATATCTCAAATATATATACAGGAATGAACCTAATCTTTATATAATAAATGATTCTGCGATGAAACTAGAGCAGTTTATGAATTTACATGATATCCCATGGGTGGATTATATAATCTCTAGTATCCCGTTAAATAAATCAACGCGAAGAGAGTATATTAGCATCTTATACAGTTCAAGAAAGAAGCTAATGGATAGTGGGGCTTTTATTACTTTTCAACGTTCTCTTCTTAATAAAAAATTATTTAGTTTGTTTTTTCGAAAGATTGAATTAAATAAGGTGCTCATGAATATTCCTCCAGCGTACATTTTATGCTGTAAAATAGCTGATTATGAAAAGGTGTATAAGAAGAGTTCACTATAA
- a CDS encoding rRNA adenine N-6-methyltransferase family protein, with the protein MTIEILLFSEQFIIDPKHVGSFFPSSNYLASKVVEEIDFNRANCIVEFGSGTGKITKKILELRKKDTMILIFERNIEFYKLLLYKFKHEHNLKIIHDTAENLERYMRKYNITHIDYIISGIPSESLPLNESTNILYLSQKNMKQDGKFVTVLRNIRKKELVTQYFHQTNIEHVLFNVPPAYVLSCELVDFKKGTSYDSI; encoded by the coding sequence ATGACAATAGAAATACTTTTATTTTCAGAGCAATTTATTATTGACCCTAAACATGTAGGCTCGTTTTTTCCGAGTTCTAATTATCTGGCAAGCAAAGTCGTTGAGGAGATTGATTTTAATCGAGCTAACTGCATTGTAGAGTTTGGTTCGGGTACAGGGAAAATCACAAAGAAAATTCTAGAATTGCGCAAAAAAGATACGATGATTTTGATTTTTGAACGAAACATAGAATTTTATAAATTACTTTTATACAAATTTAAACATGAACATAATTTGAAAATAATACATGACACAGCAGAAAACCTGGAACGATATATGCGAAAATACAATATTACTCATATAGACTATATAATTTCAGGAATTCCAAGCGAAAGCCTACCATTAAATGAATCTACCAATATTCTTTATTTATCACAAAAAAACATGAAACAAGACGGTAAATTCGTTACAGTTTTACGCAATATACGTAAAAAAGAACTTGTTACCCAATATTTTCATCAAACTAATATAGAACATGTATTATTCAATGTTCCACCGGCTTATGTGCTAAGTTGTGAGCTTGTCGATTTTAAAAAGGGGACCTCGTATGATTCTATTTGA
- a CDS encoding AI-2E family transporter — protein MILFEKLQTNVNLRRFLILMLIAFVIYLIRDMLNLILLTLLIAFIMNSIQVQLSKQISRFVNVNSKVIVIALYISFIAVITILLIKYLPIVYEQFIQLATFLTNLRMDDLPQNKITLYLFDSLKGFNYQAYLNSGVEYILKISNWSTNFLLSIILSFIFILEKNRIIKFTSKLKDSTLGWIYREVEYLSGKFITSFGKVIEAQILIALINTLITVIGLWLLGFPYLLALAIMVFLLSLIPVFGFVISLIPLSIIAYNIGGLQTTLYVLIMVAVIHFAEGYFLNPKLMSSKMNLPMFVTLIVLFFSEHYIGVWGLIIGIPIFLFLLDIIEVDRS, from the coding sequence ATGATTCTATTTGAAAAGCTACAAACAAACGTAAATTTACGTCGATTCTTGATTTTGATGCTAATTGCTTTTGTGATTTATCTAATTAGAGATATGTTAAACTTGATATTACTGACTCTACTTATTGCGTTCATTATGAATAGTATTCAGGTACAGCTTAGTAAGCAAATTAGCCGGTTCGTTAACGTTAACAGTAAAGTAATCGTAATAGCTCTTTACATATCCTTTATCGCTGTAATTACCATTCTATTGATTAAATACCTTCCTATCGTTTATGAACAGTTTATTCAATTAGCGACTTTCTTAACGAATTTAAGGATGGATGATTTACCACAAAACAAAATAACCCTCTATTTATTTGATTCTCTTAAAGGTTTTAATTATCAAGCCTATCTAAATAGTGGTGTCGAATATATTTTGAAGATTAGTAATTGGAGTACTAATTTCCTTCTATCCATTATACTTAGTTTTATCTTTATTCTAGAAAAAAATAGAATAATTAAATTTACTTCCAAGCTAAAAGACAGTACGCTGGGATGGATTTATAGGGAGGTTGAGTATTTAAGCGGGAAGTTTATTACCTCTTTTGGCAAAGTGATCGAAGCACAAATTCTGATAGCCTTAATTAATACACTTATTACAGTTATTGGTTTATGGCTGCTTGGCTTTCCCTATCTACTCGCATTAGCGATAATGGTATTTCTGCTAAGTTTGATCCCGGTTTTTGGATTTGTAATTTCACTCATACCATTAAGCATTATTGCGTATAACATTGGAGGTCTGCAGACAACACTATATGTATTAATTATGGTCGCTGTCATACATTTTGCTGAAGGATATTTCCTAAATCCTAAGCTCATGTCGTCAAAGATGAATCTTCCAATGTTTGTGACATTAATAGTTTTATTCTTTTCTGAACATTATATCGGGGTTTGGGGTTTAATAATTGGAATACCCATATTCTTGTTTTTGCTTGATATAATAGAGGTTGACCGCTCTTAA
- a CDS encoding ATP-grasp domain-containing protein, whose translation MGHIVIVETTTSGSEMKILEAPLSMNVRVTFIAKSMEVHSYNNKHRILGISDRTIGPLPFFVELGATFPFRVDSSMYQEIEGVISRLFSVLQINQGMIHTELILSKQGPIIVEVNPRLGGGYIGTLISESYEIDIYLQIINLALGKEPIIPDIPQKAASFYILFPDKAGEITDLSGELASIYQYP comes from the coding sequence ATGGGCCATATCGTTATAGTTGAAACTACCACATCCGGTTCGGAAATGAAAATTCTGGAAGCTCCATTATCCATGAATGTGCGTGTCACATTTATTGCAAAGTCTATGGAAGTCCATAGTTATAACAATAAGCATCGAATTTTAGGTATTAGCGACCGGACAATCGGACCGCTTCCTTTTTTTGTTGAGCTGGGCGCGACCTTTCCATTTCGAGTTGATTCCAGCATGTACCAAGAGATTGAAGGAGTTATCTCCCGTCTCTTTAGTGTGCTGCAAATTAATCAGGGCATGATCCATACTGAGCTGATTTTGTCCAAACAAGGGCCAATCATCGTTGAAGTCAACCCGCGCCTGGGGGGCGGATACATTGGAACTTTAATCAGTGAAAGCTATGAAATAGATATTTATCTGCAGATTATAAACCTTGCTCTGGGCAAGGAGCCTATCATTCCGGATATCCCGCAGAAGGCAGCTTCCTTTTATATTCTTTTTCCTGATAAAGCTGGCGAAATCACTGATTTGTCAGGTGAGCTTGCCAGTATCTATCAATATCCGTAA
- a CDS encoding VOC family protein, with protein sequence MIIKYHCVNISSIHPKELVEFYNEKLGIPIIEPDENYDGVSLGFIADAPVIVIWDELKWGKSSEGKVNFVFNCDDLDRTFEELKEKITNIQPPTTAVWGGKELAFCDPDGNKILLL encoded by the coding sequence ATGATAATTAAGTATCATTGTGTTAATATTTCGTCTATTCATCCGAAAGAGTTGGTTGAGTTCTATAATGAAAAATTAGGAATTCCTATCATAGAACCAGATGAAAATTATGATGGTGTTTCTTTGGGGTTTATTGCAGATGCTCCTGTCATAGTGATTTGGGATGAATTGAAATGGGGGAAATCAAGTGAAGGGAAAGTAAATTTCGTGTTCAATTGTGATGATCTCGATAGAACATTTGAAGAACTGAAGGAGAAGATTACTAATATACAACCGCCAACAACGGCAGTATGGGGAGGCAAAGAACTTGCTTTTTGCGATCCGGATGGAAACAAAATACTGCTTCTGTAA